Proteins from a genomic interval of Desulfofustis limnaeus:
- a CDS encoding helix-turn-helix domain-containing protein → MHKHYPLLSPSAHVPQHLVQLADVLVDFFGRYCGVVIYDLRDEQCPERYRIGPVSRTGYDQWRTTASLSRVLKVAPASAQHEPPPVDPEQPLKSRTVKTTSILVKDENEQPAFAFCLQFDATDLFNARQAIEPFLAHQQHRQTDNEKVPTALSAEKSIADLFDQAVATIGKHPTTMRSEERRKLVALLKDSGVLQFKGAVERIAGLLGVSKYTVYNYLKKINNLTINQTITTRR, encoded by the coding sequence ATGCACAAACACTATCCGCTCCTATCTCCGTCGGCACACGTGCCGCAGCACCTCGTCCAACTGGCAGACGTTCTGGTCGATTTTTTCGGAAGGTATTGCGGAGTTGTCATTTACGACCTGCGCGACGAGCAGTGTCCCGAACGGTACCGAATCGGACCGGTATCCAGAACGGGATACGATCAATGGCGGACCACGGCTTCCTTGTCCAGAGTTTTAAAAGTCGCTCCAGCATCCGCACAGCATGAGCCTCCGCCAGTCGACCCGGAACAACCGCTCAAGAGTCGAACCGTCAAAACTACCAGCATTCTCGTCAAGGACGAAAATGAACAACCAGCGTTTGCTTTCTGTCTCCAGTTTGACGCGACCGATCTGTTCAATGCCCGCCAGGCCATAGAACCGTTTCTCGCCCACCAACAGCACAGACAAACCGACAACGAAAAGGTGCCAACCGCCCTCTCGGCCGAAAAATCCATCGCAGACCTGTTTGATCAAGCGGTCGCAACCATAGGCAAACACCCGACTACCATGCGTAGTGAGGAAAGACGCAAACTCGTCGCTCTGCTCAAGGATTCAGGGGTATTACAATTCAAGGGCGCCGTCGAGCGTATCGCCGGCTTGCTCGGTGTTTCCAAATACACCGTCTACAATTATCTTAAAAAAATCAACAACCTTACAATCAACCAAACCATCACGACAAGGAGATGA
- a CDS encoding sirohydrochlorin cobaltochelatase, whose protein sequence is MLHIILAAFGVRETAEPAYRRIDEAVAERFPHAQRHWYYSSPASSRRANHHGSANKRSLKDIVSNATTPGDRIVVQSLHLTPGIEFHQLMDEVFRCATDIAIGMPLLCHPEDHHRVACSLLPIVPPTGSQAVLLIGHGTNHPSWTTLPVFAATLQKHVRSHIFLAVFNHYPDSSGVIDEIVAAGYQEVLVVPLLMATGTHFARDIAGESSSSWASRIRQRGLELSICHHGIAVLPGIAEIFADHIEHAQTRRQSIKPFGQVE, encoded by the coding sequence ATGCTCCATATTATCCTTGCGGCCTTCGGCGTCCGAGAAACGGCGGAGCCTGCCTACCGTCGAATCGACGAAGCGGTGGCCGAACGCTTTCCCCACGCCCAGCGACACTGGTATTACTCCTCTCCAGCCTCCAGCCGCAGGGCCAATCACCACGGTTCTGCAAACAAAAGGTCTCTCAAGGATATCGTGAGCAACGCAACCACGCCTGGAGACCGTATCGTCGTGCAGTCCCTGCATCTGACACCTGGCATCGAGTTCCACCAGCTGATGGACGAGGTTTTCCGATGCGCCACCGACATCGCCATCGGTATGCCGCTGCTCTGTCACCCCGAAGACCATCATCGGGTCGCCTGCAGTCTTCTGCCGATCGTACCGCCAACCGGCTCGCAAGCGGTATTGCTGATTGGCCATGGCACCAATCACCCCAGCTGGACGACCCTGCCGGTATTTGCCGCCACTCTCCAAAAACACGTCAGGTCTCACATCTTCCTGGCGGTTTTTAACCACTATCCGGACTCATCGGGGGTGATTGACGAGATAGTCGCCGCCGGCTATCAAGAAGTGCTGGTTGTGCCCTTGCTCATGGCCACCGGCACTCACTTTGCTCGTGATATCGCAGGGGAATCTTCGTCTTCATGGGCAAGCCGCATCCGACAGCGGGGGCTTGAGTTGTCGATTTGCCACCACGGTATCGCTGTTTTGCCCGGTATAGCAGAGATTTTCGCCGATCATATCGAGCACGCCCAAACTCGTAGACAATCGATCAAACCGTTTGGCCAAGTCGAGTAA
- a CDS encoding DUF3373 domain-containing protein: MIKKMSIVAMLGMMAFPLNTMAGATVNVEELERKIMELSRQLEELKAQVSQQEQAGKAASEQIAELSDTVGDMDSRSEEWDLASRFKLSGDFRSRYDFYNAETVFGRTLENDSLFTNRLRLNLQVLATEDVEFKGRLAMYKTWGMQSAFADESGALWPVFDGNVSRSPVGDSALYVDRAYINWNNVGDLPVWISVGRRPTTDGVPAQIRMGVDERLATPVAFMDWPFDGFVLGYGYYWGNESLGTGKIRFCYGRGFEDGLREDSVINDVDFAGFNWDVFDSGERLLNLQSFMAFNVFNYPNFQDPIIDANFGTLSGMGDRKTLGNILHTDMVYQAQTGSWNYFVAGGWSQTRPNENGMFNDFAAMAAGLSGPETDENNGYAIYAGLRYDFADPGLKVGAEYNYGSEYWLAMTPGHDDLYQSKLATRGQVFEVYTIYDIPAGEAISRYGKAFIRLGYQHYQYDYSGSGDWNMKPYDLDNAGDRMMLQMMGLDPVESADQVYVTLEAHF, translated from the coding sequence ATGATCAAAAAAATGTCAATTGTGGCGATGCTGGGGATGATGGCGTTTCCGTTGAACACGATGGCGGGCGCTACCGTAAACGTGGAAGAATTGGAACGTAAAATTATGGAGTTGAGCCGGCAACTCGAGGAACTCAAGGCGCAGGTAAGTCAGCAGGAGCAAGCCGGAAAGGCGGCAAGCGAGCAGATTGCCGAACTATCCGATACGGTGGGCGACATGGACAGCCGCTCGGAAGAGTGGGACTTGGCGTCCCGGTTCAAGCTCAGCGGCGATTTCCGCTCCCGCTACGATTTTTATAACGCCGAGACGGTTTTTGGCCGCACGCTGGAGAACGATTCGCTGTTTACCAACCGTCTTCGTCTTAATCTGCAGGTGTTGGCCACCGAGGATGTTGAGTTTAAAGGTCGCCTGGCCATGTATAAGACATGGGGAATGCAATCCGCTTTTGCCGATGAGTCCGGCGCTCTATGGCCGGTGTTCGACGGTAATGTCAGCCGTTCTCCGGTTGGCGACAGTGCCCTTTACGTGGATCGCGCCTACATCAATTGGAATAATGTGGGAGACCTGCCGGTGTGGATCTCAGTGGGCCGCCGACCGACCACCGACGGAGTCCCGGCACAGATCAGAATGGGCGTAGATGAGCGACTGGCTACCCCGGTGGCGTTCATGGATTGGCCGTTTGACGGGTTTGTGCTTGGTTACGGCTACTATTGGGGCAACGAAAGTCTGGGTACCGGCAAGATCCGCTTCTGCTATGGCCGGGGATTCGAGGACGGACTGCGGGAAGACAGCGTCATCAATGATGTCGATTTCGCCGGTTTCAACTGGGATGTGTTCGATAGCGGCGAACGATTGCTCAACCTCCAGTCCTTCATGGCCTTTAATGTGTTCAACTACCCCAACTTCCAGGATCCGATCATTGATGCCAACTTTGGTACTCTGTCGGGTATGGGAGATCGAAAGACGCTGGGCAATATCCTGCATACCGATATGGTCTACCAGGCCCAGACCGGTAGCTGGAACTATTTCGTTGCCGGCGGTTGGTCGCAGACGCGCCCGAACGAGAATGGCATGTTCAACGATTTTGCCGCTATGGCTGCGGGCCTGAGTGGCCCGGAAACCGATGAAAACAACGGTTATGCGATATACGCCGGCCTGCGCTACGATTTCGCCGACCCTGGCCTGAAGGTGGGGGCCGAGTATAATTACGGCTCTGAGTACTGGTTGGCCATGACCCCTGGCCACGATGATCTCTACCAGTCCAAGCTGGCTACTCGCGGACAGGTCTTTGAAGTCTACACCATCTACGATATTCCGGCCGGTGAGGCGATTTCGCGCTATGGCAAGGCCTTTATCCGGCTCGGCTATCAGCATTATCAGTATGACTATTCCGGTTCCGGTGATTGGAATATGAAGCCCTATGACCTCGACAACGCCGGGGATCGGATGATGCTCCAGATGATGGGGTTGGATCCGGTGGAAAGTGCGGATCAGGTCTATGTGACATTGGAAGCGCACTTCTGA
- a CDS encoding polyphenol oxidase family protein, whose translation MRYRFYTREGGVSDGVYASFNVSYGVGDDPLKVTENRRRVKEDFGACRMVSARQVHGDRIYLDRGGETADVEVDGYDALITATPGTVLLVQQADCQGVLLHDPLRRVVAAVHCGWRGSVAGIIGKTIAVLEREFHVTTAELEAFIGPSLGPCCAEFVNHARELPSSFRLFQVTQNHFDFWQISAQQLREAGVPKDNIRIDGVCTCCQPDYFSYRRACRNGNGVTGRHGTAICLGYPH comes from the coding sequence GTGCGGTATCGTTTTTATACGAGGGAAGGCGGCGTCAGTGACGGGGTTTATGCCAGTTTCAACGTGAGCTATGGCGTCGGCGACGATCCCCTGAAGGTGACTGAGAATCGCCGTCGGGTGAAAGAGGACTTCGGTGCTTGTCGAATGGTCAGCGCCCGCCAAGTTCATGGCGACCGGATTTATCTGGATCGAGGGGGAGAGACCGCGGATGTGGAGGTGGACGGTTATGATGCGCTGATCACTGCCACCCCGGGGACTGTCCTGCTGGTGCAACAGGCGGATTGTCAGGGGGTGTTGCTCCATGATCCGCTCCGTCGCGTTGTCGCGGCCGTTCACTGTGGCTGGCGTGGCAGTGTCGCCGGCATTATCGGTAAAACGATCGCTGTTCTGGAACGAGAGTTTCACGTTACCACAGCGGAGCTTGAAGCCTTTATCGGACCGTCTCTGGGGCCATGCTGCGCCGAGTTCGTCAACCATGCTCGTGAGTTGCCGTCATCATTTCGGCTCTTTCAGGTAACTCAGAACCACTTCGATTTCTGGCAGATCTCTGCACAGCAATTGAGAGAAGCAGGTGTCCCAAAGGACAATATCAGGATCGATGGGGTCTGTACCTGCTGTCAACCTGATTACTTCTCTTATCGACGCGCCTGTAGAAACGGCAACGGCGTTACCGGTCGGCACGGTACGGCTATCTGCCTGGGTTATCCGCACTGA
- the hemC gene encoding hydroxymethylbilane synthase — MTTITIGTRKSKLALWQAESVARVLEANGAKTVIAAFETRGDKILDRSIAKIGSKGVFTEELEEQLANGTTDIAVHSAKDMQSTLPEGFELIAFTDREESHDVLLSHRQSIDLNDISRPLTIGTSSVRRVALLQHYHPHLKTVPMRGNLQTRLRKLREGACDALMLAYAGVVRMGYQDMIVHSFSIDQFIPPVGQGCIAIEAATILSEEKRKLIRSCLNNPQSELVLRAERAYLKTLEGGCSIPAFGHARLVDQVIYLTGGLSSLDGSWLLFKTMSGSTDDPEALGSALGTYVLTTGGRAVLEAIRADQSE; from the coding sequence ATGACCACGATCACCATCGGTACAAGAAAAAGTAAACTTGCTCTCTGGCAGGCCGAGTCAGTGGCGCGTGTGCTTGAGGCTAACGGCGCCAAAACAGTTATTGCCGCCTTTGAAACGCGGGGAGATAAAATCCTTGATCGTTCCATCGCCAAAATCGGGAGCAAGGGTGTTTTCACCGAAGAGCTCGAGGAGCAGCTCGCCAATGGCACGACCGACATCGCTGTACATAGCGCCAAGGATATGCAATCAACTTTGCCGGAAGGCTTTGAACTAATTGCATTTACCGATCGGGAGGAGAGTCACGATGTGTTGTTGAGTCATCGGCAATCGATCGATCTCAACGATATATCGCGTCCCTTGACCATCGGCACCTCGTCGGTTCGGCGGGTCGCTTTGCTACAGCATTACCATCCGCACCTCAAGACGGTACCGATGCGAGGGAACCTCCAGACGCGGTTGAGGAAACTCCGCGAAGGGGCGTGTGACGCCCTGATGCTCGCCTATGCGGGGGTGGTGCGCATGGGCTATCAGGACATGATCGTTCACTCCTTCTCGATTGACCAGTTTATTCCGCCAGTCGGTCAGGGCTGTATTGCTATCGAAGCGGCAACCATACTCTCTGAGGAAAAGCGGAAATTGATCCGTTCCTGTTTGAATAATCCGCAAAGCGAACTGGTGCTGCGTGCCGAACGGGCTTATTTGAAAACGTTGGAAGGTGGCTGCAGTATTCCCGCCTTCGGCCATGCCCGCCTCGTCGATCAGGTGATTTATCTGACCGGGGGGCTCTCCAGCTTGGATGGCAGTTGGCTTCTCTTTAAGACCATGAGCGGGTCAACAGATGATCCCGAGGCCCTCGGCTCGGCCCTGGGGACCTATGTTCTGACCACTGGTGGACGAGCCGTCCTGGAGGCCATCCGTGCCGACCAGTCCGAGTAA
- a CDS encoding IS630 family transposase: MRNQKPDLVLADSDRQELDKISRSRTEPASRVQRATILLMYASGTTITAITKTLGTTRPLVYRTVDKALAFGPLASLDDMKRSGRSRVIDDAAKSWVISLACQRPTERGYAAETWTYSSLVTHIRTHADRSGHHCLKKVSRSKVHDILTEGDIRPHKISYYLEQRDPQFEEKMIDVLCVYKDVEMINQSPDSTQNRESTTVSYDEKPGIQAIKNIAAQLRPVPGKHSTIGRDYEYKRLGTVSLLGGIDLHTGRVHALVKDRHRSREFVEFLDLIDGRYPEDWVIRIVLDNHSAHVSKETQRYLQSRPNRFHFVFTPKHGSWLNLIESFFSKIARSFLRHIRVDSKQELVERIYQGIEEINKDPVVFRWRYKMEEITTA; encoded by the coding sequence ATGCGCAACCAGAAGCCGGATTTGGTTCTTGCCGACAGCGACCGGCAAGAACTCGACAAAATCAGCCGGAGCCGGACCGAGCCGGCAAGCCGTGTTCAGCGAGCCACGATACTTCTGATGTATGCCAGCGGAACCACCATTACGGCAATTACCAAGACGTTGGGCACCACCCGCCCGCTGGTGTATCGAACCGTCGATAAAGCCTTGGCCTTTGGGCCGTTGGCCTCGCTTGACGATATGAAGCGTTCCGGCAGAAGTCGTGTCATCGATGACGCGGCGAAGAGCTGGGTTATTTCTTTGGCTTGCCAGCGACCGACCGAACGTGGCTATGCCGCCGAAACCTGGACCTACAGCAGTCTCGTCACGCATATCAGGACCCATGCCGACCGGAGCGGGCACCACTGCTTGAAGAAAGTGAGCAGGAGCAAGGTTCATGATATTCTGACCGAAGGAGACATTCGCCCACATAAAATCAGCTATTATCTGGAGCAGCGGGACCCTCAGTTTGAGGAGAAAATGATCGACGTCCTCTGTGTCTACAAGGACGTGGAAATGATCAATCAGTCTCCTGACAGTACCCAGAATCGGGAATCAACCACCGTGTCATACGACGAGAAACCGGGCATTCAAGCCATCAAAAATATTGCTGCCCAACTCCGACCGGTACCGGGAAAGCACTCGACCATCGGCCGTGATTATGAATACAAACGCTTGGGCACCGTCTCCTTGCTCGGCGGTATTGATCTCCATACCGGCAGGGTTCATGCACTGGTCAAAGACCGCCATCGGAGTCGCGAGTTTGTTGAGTTTCTTGATCTGATTGATGGCAGGTACCCGGAAGACTGGGTAATCAGGATTGTTTTGGATAACCATTCTGCTCATGTGTCAAAAGAAACGCAACGATATCTTCAGTCACGACCGAACCGGTTTCATTTTGTTTTCACACCGAAACATGGCTCCTGGCTCAACCTGATCGAATCGTTTTTCAGCAAGATTGCCCGATCCTTTCTCCGCCATATCCGCGTTGATTCAAAGCAAGAACTCGTGGAGCGTATTTACCAGGGGATCGAGGAAATCAACAAGGACCCCGTGGTCTTCCGGTGGCGGTATAAAATGGAAGAAATTACCACCGCTTAA
- the hypB gene encoding hydrogenase nickel incorporation protein HypB: MCDACGCHAPTHGHNHQHGHDHAHDHDHQHEPRPNGNDSLIVDINRSLFAANDALARSNREHFDTDGIVVLNLISSPGSGKTTLLEHTIDRLGSEIRIGVIEGDIETERDAERIRAKGVPAVQLTTGGACHLDAAMIHRGFHQLQREPGGDQLDLLVIENVGNLVCPATFSLGEHQRIVLVSVPEGPDKPAKYPKAFTSSQVFLITKTDLLPYFDFPIEEATREALSLNPALQVMALSAKTGDGFEAWINYLRSLVKSNQERTARA; this comes from the coding sequence ATGTGCGACGCATGCGGCTGCCATGCCCCTACTCACGGACACAACCATCAGCACGGCCATGATCATGCTCACGATCATGATCATCAGCATGAGCCCCGGCCCAACGGCAACGATTCGCTGATTGTTGACATCAACCGTTCACTGTTTGCCGCCAACGATGCCCTGGCGCGCAGCAACCGGGAGCATTTCGACACCGATGGCATTGTCGTGTTGAACCTCATCTCCAGTCCGGGATCTGGAAAGACTACCTTGCTCGAACACACCATTGATCGGCTTGGCTCGGAAATTCGGATCGGTGTCATCGAGGGCGACATCGAAACCGAGCGCGATGCGGAGAGAATCAGGGCCAAGGGTGTTCCTGCCGTCCAGTTGACCACCGGCGGTGCCTGCCACCTGGACGCGGCCATGATTCATCGCGGTTTCCACCAACTGCAGAGAGAGCCGGGAGGAGACCAGCTCGACCTGTTGGTGATCGAAAACGTCGGCAATCTAGTCTGCCCGGCCACTTTTTCACTGGGAGAGCATCAGCGGATCGTTCTCGTTTCGGTTCCGGAAGGCCCGGACAAACCGGCAAAATACCCGAAAGCATTCACCAGTTCTCAGGTCTTCCTGATCACCAAGACCGACCTCTTGCCCTACTTCGATTTCCCCATTGAAGAAGCAACTAGGGAGGCCTTGTCGCTCAATCCGGCTTTACAGGTGATGGCTCTGTCGGCAAAAACCGGTGATGGGTTCGAGGCCTGGATCAATTACCTCCGATCACTGGTTAAGAGTAACCAGGAGCGGACCGCCCGCGCCTGA
- a CDS encoding hydrogenase maturation nickel metallochaperone HypA, which produces MHEISLVQNLLEQLRDLAHQNNAQRILRVKMVIGPLSGVVIDSFTFGFDILTKQEQLFDQATLEISIPKVVFRCVRCGHEMETDGQRPSGCLACSEPILMPEGGDDLILQQVELE; this is translated from the coding sequence ATGCACGAGATATCATTGGTCCAGAACCTGCTTGAGCAACTGCGAGATCTGGCGCACCAGAACAACGCCCAACGGATTCTCCGCGTGAAGATGGTGATCGGACCTTTATCAGGCGTCGTAATCGATTCATTTACCTTCGGTTTCGATATCTTGACCAAACAGGAACAGCTCTTTGATCAGGCCACTTTGGAGATTTCCATACCAAAGGTAGTATTTCGCTGCGTTCGCTGCGGCCACGAGATGGAAACCGATGGCCAGCGCCCATCAGGCTGCCTTGCCTGCTCGGAACCGATCCTCATGCCAGAAGGTGGTGACGATCTTATCTTACAGCAGGTTGAATTGGAGTGA
- a CDS encoding HyaD/HybD family hydrogenase maturation endopeptidase yields MNTTKKIGILGVGNTIVGDEGFGVHTIQYLMDHYSFPDNVVLQDGGTAGIFLSPFLEECYHVIVIDVVDLDAEPGSLHYYSSDDVKAGKISTRMSPHQLGLLEIIELCKLRDAAPEHLEFFCVVPKSLTTATTLSDALAPRVQEVTGLVLKRLQELGVAATAKTIVPDVEFG; encoded by the coding sequence ATGAATACGACCAAAAAAATCGGCATCCTCGGCGTCGGCAACACCATTGTGGGAGACGAAGGTTTCGGCGTTCACACAATCCAGTATCTTATGGATCATTATAGCTTCCCCGATAACGTCGTCCTGCAGGACGGCGGTACGGCCGGCATCTTTCTCAGCCCCTTTCTCGAAGAATGTTACCACGTCATCGTCATTGATGTGGTTGACCTTGATGCCGAGCCGGGCTCCTTACACTACTACAGCAGCGATGATGTCAAGGCCGGAAAGATCAGCACCCGGATGTCACCGCATCAGCTCGGTCTTCTCGAGATTATCGAACTCTGCAAATTACGTGATGCAGCCCCCGAACATCTTGAGTTCTTCTGTGTCGTACCCAAGAGCCTGACGACCGCGACCACCCTCTCCGACGCACTTGCGCCGCGCGTCCAGGAGGTCACCGGTCTGGTCCTGAAACGGTTGCAGGAACTAGGAGTTGCGGCCACAGCGAAGACGATAGTTCCCGATGTGGAGTTCGGTTGA
- the hypE gene encoding hydrogenase expression/formation protein HypE: MTNEPVSDQVILLDHGSGGLASQQLIGELFLKYLDNPILRGLEDSAVVDNRPGRLAFTTDSYVVDPIFFPGGDIGKLAVHGTINDLAMRGAEPICLSLGLILEEGLPLTDLETIISSISEACKQSGVPIVTGDTKVVPRGKADKIFINTSGVGIVPETISLSSRQAAVGDKVILSGTMGDHGITIMTRRAGIALQGNLQSDTMPLHRLVARLLAEFPGSVHTLRDPTRGGVATSLNEIAAASGLSIQLDEKSLPVRPEVRAACEILGLEALYLANEGKLLAVVAPEPAPALLSLLKATPEGQDAAIIGTVVAGTAGRVVINTPIGGSRVVSPLHGEPLPRIC, encoded by the coding sequence ATGACTAACGAACCCGTTTCCGATCAGGTCATTCTCCTCGATCACGGCAGCGGCGGCCTGGCCAGCCAGCAATTGATCGGAGAGTTGTTTCTGAAATATCTCGATAACCCTATCCTTCGAGGCCTGGAGGACAGCGCCGTGGTCGACAATCGCCCCGGTCGGTTGGCCTTTACCACCGACAGTTATGTGGTCGACCCCATTTTCTTTCCCGGCGGTGACATCGGCAAACTCGCCGTACATGGAACCATCAACGATCTGGCCATGCGCGGCGCCGAGCCGATCTGTCTCAGCCTCGGTCTGATCCTCGAAGAAGGACTCCCGCTGACCGACCTGGAGACGATCATCAGCTCCATCAGCGAGGCTTGCAAGCAAAGCGGGGTTCCCATCGTCACCGGAGACACCAAGGTCGTCCCCCGAGGCAAGGCTGACAAAATATTCATCAATACTTCCGGAGTCGGCATCGTTCCTGAAACCATCTCGTTATCATCCCGCCAAGCAGCCGTGGGAGATAAGGTTATTCTATCGGGCACGATGGGCGATCACGGCATAACCATTATGACCCGACGCGCCGGCATCGCGCTGCAAGGAAACCTGCAAAGCGATACCATGCCGTTGCATCGGCTGGTAGCCCGATTGCTGGCAGAATTCCCCGGGTCAGTACACACGCTGCGCGATCCGACCAGAGGAGGGGTGGCAACGTCACTCAACGAAATCGCGGCAGCCAGTGGTCTATCCATCCAGCTGGATGAGAAATCTCTGCCGGTCCGCCCCGAGGTCCGTGCCGCCTGCGAAATCCTCGGACTCGAAGCGCTCTATCTGGCCAATGAAGGCAAGCTGCTTGCTGTTGTTGCCCCGGAACCGGCCCCCGCGCTTCTCTCTCTGCTGAAGGCTACACCGGAGGGACAGGATGCGGCAATTATCGGCACGGTGGTTGCCGGGACCGCCGGCCGCGTGGTAATCAATACCCCGATCGGCGGCTCCCGGGTGGTCAGCCCCCTGCATGGCGAACCGCTGCCGCGCATTTGTTAA
- the hypD gene encoding hydrogenase formation protein HypD, with protein sequence MRHVDEYRDQALIEPLIAELHRSVQKPVRLMEVCGTHTMAIFRSGIRSILPAGMEIVSGPGCPVCVTSAAHMDAFIDLADRDAVRLAIFGDLFRVPGSRGSLAHASSRGAKIDVVYSSMDALDIARNHPDDLVVFLGVGFETTTPGIAATILAAHRQRIDNFCVFSTHKVIPGPLDVLMQDPELRINGLLCPGHVSAIIGAGAYQPFVDRYRLACVVAGFEPADLLNGLIRLARQIAQDRPAVDNIYTRVVSWEGNRRARELVDTVFEPADMEWRGLGPIPGSGLKIKQAYHHYDAEQRLEIVIPDVPEAKGCICGQILKGQTTPPRCPLFGKRCTPAHPIGPCMVSSEGTCAAFFKYGADT encoded by the coding sequence ATGAGGCACGTTGACGAATACCGGGACCAGGCCCTCATCGAGCCCCTCATAGCCGAACTGCACAGGTCAGTGCAAAAACCGGTACGGCTCATGGAGGTCTGTGGCACCCACACCATGGCCATCTTTCGTAGCGGCATCAGATCAATCCTTCCTGCCGGTATGGAAATCGTCTCCGGTCCCGGCTGTCCGGTCTGTGTTACCTCTGCGGCGCATATGGATGCCTTTATCGATCTGGCCGACCGCGACGCGGTGCGCCTGGCCATCTTCGGCGATCTCTTCCGCGTACCCGGCAGCCGGGGTTCGCTTGCCCACGCCAGTTCTCGAGGCGCTAAGATTGACGTGGTCTATTCATCAATGGATGCCCTCGATATTGCCAGAAATCATCCCGATGACCTGGTCGTCTTCCTGGGCGTCGGTTTTGAGACGACCACGCCGGGAATCGCTGCCACCATCCTCGCCGCCCACCGTCAAAGGATCGACAATTTCTGCGTCTTCTCAACCCACAAGGTGATCCCCGGACCGCTGGACGTCTTGATGCAGGACCCTGAACTGAGGATCAACGGCCTCCTTTGTCCCGGCCACGTCTCTGCGATCATCGGCGCCGGTGCTTACCAGCCATTCGTCGATCGTTATCGCCTGGCTTGCGTTGTCGCCGGCTTCGAACCAGCCGATCTGCTCAACGGTCTGATCCGATTGGCCCGTCAGATTGCGCAGGACCGCCCTGCCGTGGACAACATCTATACCCGCGTCGTTTCCTGGGAAGGAAACCGAAGGGCCAGGGAACTAGTCGATACCGTTTTCGAACCGGCAGACATGGAGTGGCGGGGGCTCGGTCCGATCCCTGGAAGCGGTTTGAAAATCAAGCAAGCGTACCATCATTACGATGCCGAACAACGCCTCGAAATAGTCATTCCCGACGTACCGGAGGCAAAAGGCTGCATCTGCGGTCAGATCCTCAAAGGACAGACCACACCTCCTCGGTGCCCTCTCTTCGGCAAACGGTGCACACCCGCGCACCCGATCGGACCATGCATGGTTTCCAGCGAAGGAACCTGTGCCGCTTTTTTTAAATACGGCGCGGACACCTGA
- a CDS encoding HypC/HybG/HupF family hydrogenase formation chaperone, whose translation MRVEQVEGSPDDFTSEQLATVNMDGISRKVRLDVVDRWPEVGDYVIVHAGFAIHSLVEEEAKRNIELIRELASHMPEELLRSDNGS comes from the coding sequence ATGAGAGTCGAACAGGTAGAGGGCAGTCCCGATGATTTTACCAGCGAACAACTGGCCACCGTCAATATGGACGGGATCAGCCGCAAGGTGCGTCTCGACGTGGTCGACCGTTGGCCGGAGGTCGGCGATTATGTCATCGTCCATGCCGGCTTCGCCATCCACTCCCTGGTGGAGGAAGAAGCCAAACGCAATATCGAACTGATAAGAGAACTGGCCTCACATATGCCGGAAGAACTGCTGCGGAGTGACAACGGTTCATGA